From the Abyssisolibacter fermentans genome, the window AAAAACATACTCATCTGTCAATTATGTAGTTGACATATTTCTATCAACATATGAATCTTTTACAGGGTCATAATCAATAAGTACAACATCAATACCTATTTTAACTATTTTGCTCCAATTTATGTAATAACCTTTACCTCTACTGAATAAACCAAGAAAACTACCTTGCATAGGAAGTATTAGTGCTTCAACAATACCTTTCTCTAAATTTATCTCTAAATCCGAAATCATACCCACTCTTGTACCATCCTTAATATTTATTATTTCCTTATCTCTTAATTCAGATATTCTTATCATTAATCCACCTTCTTATACTTTTTTTAACCTTTTTACTCAAATAAACTGACACTACTCATAGTTACATGTGAGTAAACAATTAACTATAATAATAATATTTCGTCCTAATATATATTTATTTAATAATGCTGTAAGTTAGTACAAA encodes:
- a CDS encoding YlmC/YmxH family sporulation protein — its product is MIRISELRDKEIINIKDGTRVGMISDLEINLEKGIVEALILPMQGSFLGLFSRGKGYYINWSKIVKIGIDVVLIDYDPVKDSYVDRNMSTT